The Bacteroides fragilis NCTC 9343 genome includes the window GTTGCAGTTCAGTAATTGTCATAAATGCAATTTTAGCCCATCACCGATCCTATGGATTTACACGGATGAAACATGTTTCCGAACCATCTATGCAAATCCCTGTAACCTGTGATGCAAATTCACCGCAAAAGTACTAAATTATCCTTAGTTTTAATGCGCTATCTTTGGTTAGTAGCGGAAAAGCATTACATTTGTCTTCAAATTTAGACACAATATGCAGACATCGGACAGCATCGTAATCATCCCTACCTACAACGAACGGGAAAACATAGAGAACATCATCCGCGCCGTTTTCGGACTGGAAAAGACCTTTCATATTCTGATCATCGAGGACGGTTCTCCTGACGGGACCGCCGCCATTGTAAAGACCTTGCAGCAGGAGTTTCCCGACCGCCTTTTCATGATAGAACGTAAAGGTAAACTGGGATTGGGAACAGCCTACATCACCGGATTCAAGTGGGCACTGGAACATTCATACGAATACATCTTTGAGATGGATGCCGATTTCAGTCATAATCCCAACGATCTGCCACGGCTCTATGAGGCTTGTGCCGTTCAGGGAGGCGATGTAGCTATCGGCTCTCGATACGTAAGCGGAGTGAATGTAGTAAATTGGCCGATGGGACGTGTGCTGATGTCTTATTTTGCATCTAAATATGTACGAATCGTTACCGGACTGCCGATACACGATACGACTGCCGGATTTAAATGTTACCGTCGCCAGGTACTCGAAACCATCGATCTCGACCACATACGTTTTAAGGGGTATGCTTTTCAGATAGAAATGAAATTTACGGCCTACAAATGCGGATTCAAGATTATCGAGGTACCGGTTATCTTTATCAACCGCGAACTGGGTACTTCAAAAATGAACAGCAGTATCTTTGGTGAAGCGGTATTCGGTGTCATCAAACTGAAAGTGAACAGCTGGTTTCACACATTCCCCCAGAAAACAAAAATGAATTAAGATATGAAAAGAACATTAATACAAAACGCTACCATAGTAAACGAAGGACGTTCTGTGCGCGGTTCGGTAGTTATCGAAGGGGAAAAAATAGCCGAAGTACTTGAAAAAGGACAGAAACCTGCTATCCCCTGCGAAGAAACAATCAATGCCAACGGATGCTATCTGATTCCGGGTGTGATCGACGATCATGTACATTTCCGTGATCCGGGACTAACCCACAAAGCCGACATCTCTACCGAAAGCCGGGCTGCCGCAGCTGGAGGTGTAACCTCTATCATGGACATGCCCAATACAAATCCGCAAACGACCACACTGGATGCGCTCAATGCCAAGTTCGATCTGCTTGCCGAAAAGTGTAGCGTTAACTATTCGTGCTATTTCGGGGCAACCAATAATAACTATACCGAGTTCGACAAACTGGACAAGAACCGTGTATGCGGAATTAAGCTTTTCATGGGATCGAGTACCGGAAATATGCTGGTAGACAAAATGAACAGTCTACTGAATATTTTCAATGGAACCGATCTGCTGATTGCCGCTCACTGCGAGAATCACGAAACGATTAAAAAGAATACGGAGAAGTATGTAAAAGAGTATATTGAAAAATATCCTCATCAATATTACCATGTTCATCATGAGACCCTTCCGATGGGTTATCATGCTAAAATACGTTCGATTGCGGCTTGTTACGAATCGTCCGAACTGGCTGTACGCCTGGCACGCATTGCAGATGCACGCCTGCATATCCTGCATATCTCTACAGCCAGAGAACTTTCACTGTTTGACAATGATATCCCGTTAGAGGAAAAGAGAATCACAGCAGAAGCTTGCGTTTCACATCTGTTATTCGACTCTTCCGATTATCCGGAACTCGGTGCACGCATCAAGTGTAATCCTTCTATCAAAACAAAAACCAACCGGGATGCGCTCCGTCAGGCAGTCAACTCCAACCTGATCGATGTAATCGCGACAGACCATGCCCCACACCTTCTCAAAGAAAAAGAAGGAGGGCCGTTGAAAGCAATGTCCGGTATGCCTATGATCCAGTTCTCTCTGGTCAGCATGCTCGAACTGGTGAACGAAGGTATCTTTACGATAGAAAAGGTTGTCGAAAAGATGTGTCACGCCCCTGCACAAATATACAATATTCACAACCGCGGCTTTATCCGCCCCGGTTATCAGGCCGATCTCGTATTGGTTCGTCCGGATGCATTATGGACGGTAAGCGCGGATCAGATTTTAAGCAAATGCGGATGGAGCCCGCTTGAAGGACGTACGTTCGAGTGGAAAGTAGAAAAGACATTTGCCAACGGACATCTATTGTATACTGACGGACAGGTAGACGAAACCTATCGCGGACAAGAGATCTATTTTGAACGATGAACAATAAACGAGGAACGGGGAACAATAAATGCGAGGAGAATGGGAAATATATTGAAAGATAAAAGTATGGCTTTCGCGATACAAATCGTAAACCTGCATAAATATCCGAACAAAAGAAAAGCTTACTCTCTATCCGACCAGATTCTAATATCCGGTACAGCCATCGGAGTTCTGCAAAAAGAAACGGAATGCGCCGAAAGCAACGCCGACTTTATTCATAATATAGCATCGCCCCAAAAGAACGTAACGAAACCCTTTTCCGGCTTGAATTGTTATTTAAAACAGAATATTTATCCGAAACAGAATATTCAAGCATGTTTGCAGACGCAAATGAATTAATGAAACTTATGATTACCAGTATTAAAACAGTCAAATATGGAAAAGCATAACCCGTCATCATTCACCGTTGATAGCTCCTCCCCCGCTCATCGTTCATCATTCGCCATTCATGATTTAACCCCTTATATCAACTGGATTTACTTCTTCCACGCCTGGGGATTCCAACCGCGTTATGCTGCCATTGCCAATATTCACGGATGTGACTCTTGCCGTGCTATCTGGCTGACCACTTTCCCGGAAGAAGAACGGAGCAAGGCTTCAGAAGCGATGCAACTTTATAAAGAAGCTAACCGGATGTTGAACGAACTGGACAGAGATTTTGAGGTAAAAACTATTTTTAAGCTCTGTCCTGCCAATGCGGATGGAGATAATCTGATTATAGACGGTATCACCTTCCCATTGCTCCGGCAGCAAGTCAAGAAGAAAGAAAACGAACCGTTCTTATGCCTCAGTGACTTCGTACGCCCGCTATCTTCAGGCATCACCGATGTGGTAGGAGCTTTTGCCTCATCCATCGATGCGGACATGGAAGGACTTTATGAGAAAGACCCCTATAAGCATCTTTTGGTACAAACGCTATCCGACCGCCTGGCCGAGGCCGCTACCGAAAAGATGCACGAGTACGTCCGCAAAGAAGCCTGGGGATATGCCAAGGATGAAAATCTTTCCATACCCGATCTTCTTGTCGAAAAGTATCAAGGCATCCGTCCTGCTGTGGGATACCCTTCTCTGCCCGACCAATCCGTGAACTTCATCCTGGACGAGATTCTCGATATGAAACAAATAGGTATCCACCTGACCGAGAATGGTGCCATGTATCCTCATGCTTCCGTATGCGGATTAATGTTTGCCCATCCCGCATCCCAATATTTCTCCGTGGGGAAGATCGGTGAAGATCAACTGGCAGACTATGCCGGCCGAAGGGGAAAAACCGTAGAAGAGATGCGTAAATTTCTGGCAGCAAACTTGCAATAAAAGTTTTCTTTCGATATATTTGTAACTGATCCTATTCTTTATAAATAGAAGAAGTTATGAAAAAGGTTCTTATTCTGTTATTATGGTTACTGCCCTCATGCAGTGTAGTGATCTTTGCACAGACTCAGCGCATAGCGGGTACTGTCGTAGTTGGTGACGGCCAGCCTGCCGTCGGTGCCGCCATCGTTGTCAAAGGAACCAATATCGGTGCCGTGACGAATGTAGACGGCAAGTTCGTAATAGCAGAAGCACCCGCTTCGGCACAACGGCTCGTAGTGTACCATGTAGGTATGGAACGCAAAGAGGTAGATGTTGCTCCCAACGTATACATTCAGCTTCAACCCGTAGAACAAGGCTTTTCGTGGAATGTGAAAGCCGGTGTCAGCCTGTTCAGTTATCGCCGCCCGGATGGACTGGACGAACGGACCGGATTCAGTGTCGGTGCCGGTGTGGAATATAATTTCAGCAGACACTGGGCCATACAGTCGGGATTGATGATCACCAGCAAAGGAGCAACTGCCGAATACGAAGGCTACTCTCCACTATCTTCGTCTACCGATCCCATCTCCTACAAAGCCAAGATATCTCCGATCTACCTGGATATCCCCATCCTGGCAGCTTTTAAAATAGATATATCGAACCATGTTAAGTTCGCGATCAATATCGGTCCCTATTTATCCGTAGGTATGGGTGGAAAATACGAACTGACCAATACAGGCGGACATAAAAACGAATCACACAATCCTTTTAAATCCTACTCCTCCACAGCCGAAATGAAAGATAAGGACGCCTTGTTGAAACGCTTCGACATTGGAGTGCAGGGAGGCATCGGATTTGAAATATGGAAGCATTATCTGATCAATGCCTCTTTCCAGCACGGATTCATGGACCCGATCAAAGGAGGAACATTGTATGCCGGTGATACCGAAAAGCACTACCCGATCGGTGGAATCCTGACAGTGGGCTACAGATTCTAAATGAATACTTTATTTAAGCATTGAAAACACACAAAAGAGTGAAGAGAAAAGGGGTGTGCCAAAACTCGTATTCACCACAGATTACATGGAATTTACACAGATAAATATTATGGGTTATCAGTAGATTAAAAATCATTCTGTGTAAATTCTGTGTAATCTGTGGTGAGTTATGAAACACCCCCTTTTCATGGTCTATTATCTCAGAAACGATATCCTATTTCAAAAGCTACATCTATAAAGCCCTCCGAATGATTCCATGAAGTACATCCCACTCTTCCGGTTCCTCCTATCAGGAAACGACCGTATTCTACTCCGATTCCATAGGCGAATCCTCCTGTAAACCGTTTACCGAACAACGACCGGCTATTGGTAACAGACTCGGTTTTATTGCCCTCCATCGTATCGTAATAATGCTTGATATATTCTCTCTTTTCATCTCCACTAAGTCCCAGATCAATGTAAGGGCCGAAACTGAACACCAGGTTCATATCATTCCCTACCCTGTATTTCAGTGCAAACAACAGAGGAATCTCCAAATAGAATGGATTATAAGTGCCACTGACCTGCTCATAAGAAGCGGATGAAGAACCATCTCCGTTATTTTCGGCATAATAGCCATAGAAATCATACCCTTTCATTTTACGGGAAACCAGCAAAAGTGACGGCTGAAAAGCCCAATGTTTCGACATCCGGATATCGGCTCCCACCCCACCATAGATACTGAATCCGTCTTTCAGTTTCGATTCGGGCCCCTGCATGAATTTCCCTGCTCCAATTCCTGCCTTTACCGACCACGAGAAGCGTTGCATCACCTGTGTGCGCATCTGTATGCGCATCGGAAGATCTATATATCCGCTACGTTTTCCTTTTTTCACTTGTAACGAATCAAAATATACCGGTACCTCCTCCAGTATAAATACTCCGTCTTTATCGGTCGTCGCATTCTGATTCGTACGTTTCAGGGTAACCACGGCACCCTCTACCGGATAGTAATCTTCGTCCACAACCTTCTCTACTACCTTTTGCTTTTGTGCCATTACGTCGGTCAATGCCAGGCAGACCCATGCCAATGCTATATATTTTTTCATATCTTTCTGTTTTTTACATTCAACATCCAATTATCCGTTTCCGCTTCATCAGAAACGGTAAATGACTCCCAAGGTAAGTACCAGATTGTGCTCTTTTGCTTCAAAGCCTTCATCATCCTGCCCCAGACACATGCTCTTTCCTGAAATACCGGCCAGCCACTTTTTGTATTCCACCCCTATGCCATAGGCCACACCAAAGCTGAAAGGATGCAGCAAAGAATGTTTCCCACCGGAATAGTCGTATTCATACTCACTGCTATAAATATCATACTCTTCATCGGGTTTGCCTGTCTCGCTAGCTTTCACTTTCCCTGCAAAACCATACGAAAAAACAGGTCCCATAGAAAATGCCAGATTCATTTTGCGGGCTATCGGACAACGAAGAATGAATAACATCGGCAAATCCAGTGATACCGGATTCCAAGTCTCCTGATATTTCACGCCATATCTTTCGGCATTGAACTCAGCTCCGTGATTACAGATTTGCAAGGTAGGCTGAAAAGCCCAACGCTTCGACATACGCACCTCGATACCCAGACCGAATTCATATCCCACTTTAAAGTCGGAACCATATATCGTATATTTACTCATACTAAGACCGGCATGTGCCACAAACGAGACCTTCTTACGTTTTCCGGTCAGCTGTACCGGTACATTCAAGTCAACTTCCCGGGTCTCCATCCCGATGGATGTAACGACTACTTTCTTTACCGAAAGAGGAACCTCCTGCAAGAGGAATTTGCCATCTACATCGGTGATTGTACTGATATTGGTTCCTTTGGCGGTGACCAATGCTCCCACAATAGGTTGCTGTCGTCTATCGAATACTACTCCTTTTACGTCGTGTGTCTGAACCTGAGCCATTACGGTGATTGCGCAAATGCAGGCAATCATTCCTATTATTATTCTTTTCATCTGTTTTCGTTCTTTAAATCCATTTTCTTATTCTACGGGAATCTTAACGGTCTGGTAACCACTGTAAGTAACCCCTACTCCATTTTCCGCATAAACACGGAAAGCATAAAGTATTCCCGGACGCAATCCGGTAATGACTTTACTAAGCTGTTGTCCGTGATTATCCTCAAGTGGAACCTCTATCTTCTGTTCATCCGTCACCGTTCCCGTTTCTGGAGAATAAATGCCATAGCTGTATCCGTAGTGCGTAATCTGATAATTATCTATATAGAAAGTGGCATACAGGTTTACCGACCTATCGGTATCTATATACATCGTGAAATAATCAATAATCGGTTCCGTACCCGGTTCGGTTGTAAACTCAACTACCGGTCCGTAGCCTGTCCCTTCCTCAGTAGTCACATAGGGACGTATATAATAATGTGTATTGGGAAGCAGATCGGTCACCTCTACTTCTAAAAACGAATAGTCATAATTCCGGGTTTCCCGTGCCAATGTCTTCTGATCATCAACCGTAGGGATTCTTTTAGTAGAACTGTAACAAGCGCCCTGTTCTATAATTCCGCCATTGCTTTTGAAACGGACCTCCGCAGATAAATAGAAACTGTATCCTGTAAAATGTGCATCGTGCACAACCAATCTTGGCAACCCTGAAAGGCGGAATGGCTTCACTTCACTGTAACGTTCGCCACGCGTATTTCCGCCCAATACATGGTCCAGCAATCCCGGACGTCCGTTATAGCCATAATTATAATCAACCATGGCGCAATAATAAGTTTCGCCCACGGGGAGCATATTCGATTCCAGGAAAGCATAAAAAGTCCCTTCTGTATCACGATGTACATAAGCTTCCGTAAGCACTTCTTTCATCTCTCGATCTTTAGCTATCAGGAATCTGGGATACTGGTAGAATCCGGTTTCTTCACTTGTCACTTTCCCTATCATGACCACGTCTGTCCGATACAGTTCTTCTGTATTCATCCCCAGAATATTGGACAGCAATTCCACGGAATCTTGTGAAAGCGTAGCCATATCACAAATCCGCTCCAACGTTAATGTTGCTTTAGAAGATTCCATAGCCCCCCAATAATCTCCTTTATTATCACAGGAGGTAGCCAGCAATGTCATCAGACAGAGCAAGCCTAGTAATTTTCTCTTGTTCATCTTTGTCTATTTATAGTGTTAATCGTCCGCAAAGTTACAATATTTATCATAAATATAACAAAATAAAACAATTTGATTCTCTACAAATCCGGAGTATCCTCCAGCCGGTATAAAGGAAACACAACAAATAACATCCCCCCGGCCGGAAACCGTCCGATGTTGCCAACCGGCATATACTTTGCTTCAGGCAAGAAAAGCCCCCCGGAATAATAAATATTCAATATTATCTCCCTATATTTACAGACAGAGGTACCCCCCTGAAGTACCCCCATTGCAAACACCCATAACGATATGATGCAGAACCCCGATTATTTTGAACGTACCCGCAGCCGGTTACATCCCAAGAAATACCGATTTTATTTCTTTGATTACCTTTACTATTGCGGTGACCGGTGGTCGAAAAGAAATTCTCGCGTATGGGGAAGCGGAGTGATATTTAATTATTGGACATTTTGTATATGGGGTCCTGTTGCCTTTGGGACAAGATTAAATGGGATTCATCTTTTTAGCGAGAGCATAGATGTGACAATTGTTTTTGCCGGCATGTTACTCCCTTTCGTTTGTACCCGTCTACGATACCGGAAAGACCGGGTATCGGCTATCAGGCACCATTACCGCCGGAGTGCCTGGAGAAGCATCATTCCTCCCCGGCTGGTGGTGTTCGGATGGTTTATCATCCTATTGCTTGAAGTGATAGGAGCAAAGTTATGCGAGGCATAACGGGAAGGTAAACAGGATATATCCGGAATCTGAATATGAGTGATCATCGATGTATATAGCCACACATTCAGCCTTTATCGTAATACTTCAGGTTGCTTGCAAGCCTGTCAATCGCTTTGGCCATCCTGGCTACTTTTGCCCGATCGGTCTTTGCAGAATAGATCCATTTCACATAATTGTGCCGCTCGTTTTCAGCCAGTGAATTGAAAAACTCCAATGCTCGAGGTTCGTCTTGCAAACACAATTGCAGTTCTTCGGGAATCTCCGACGGCTCTTCATCAAGGTACAAAACAACATGTACATAATCACCCGCCTGCTTTTTGATCTTCTTACGGATTTCAGCTTTTACAGAAAGTCCTAATTCTCCATTCCCCATTGGCATCAAATGGTGCTTTTTGATTTCGACACCATCAATACTTCCTTTTACTTTCACCCAGCCGAAAGGTGCCTTTTTATCTTGCGGCACTTCGGGAATGGGTGCATAAGTCCATCCTCCATTGCCGGGAGTTCTCTCAAGCAAGTAATCTTTATCCACTAAGGGTACTTCCATTTGTCAATGACTGTTTATTTCTATTCTATCTTTTCTATTTCCCCATACTTTCCGCCCCGCATCACTTTTCTTCACCCGGCAGAACGAAAGACCAATGGGTATGGTATGGGTTGATAAAAGCCTTCTGATCTTCATGCCAACGCTCCATTGCTCACTGATCCATATGGCTTCCAAATTTAATAAATATCCGGAGACGAACCCCAATTACCACCAATTTTCACTCTTATTCTGTGATTATTTCCTTTTCTTTGCGACTAACCAAATAAAAGTAATCCTAAAAGAAGATCAATGAACCTGAATCCGGCGCATATCAACGAGCCTGTACAAAAAGAGTTCCTCTCGGTAATCAAGGAATACGAGCGGGTTATCTACAAAGTATGCTATCTGTATACCACCCGGAACGCTACGCTCGGCGATCTTTACCAGGAAGTGATTCTCAATCTGTGGAAAGCTTATCCCAAATTCCGGAAAGAATGCAAAATATCGACCTGGATTTACCGGATAGCCCTCAACACTTGCATCAGCTTCATCCGCAAGGAAAAGAATGTGCCGGAAATCGTCGCACTGACCCGCGAAGCCGACTGGATGACAGAAGAGAAAGACGAACTGACGGAAATGCTGCGGCAACTGTACCGGATGATCAATCAATTGGGACAACTGGACAAATCGATCGTACTGCTTTACCTGGAAGAAAAAAGCTACGAGGAAATAGCCGAAATCACCGGACTGACTGTGACCAATGTAGCCACTAAGCTGAGCCGGATCAAGGACAAACTTAAAAAGATGAAAAAGGAGGAATAAGATATGGAACTGGATGACTTGAAGAAATCGTGGAATGCTCTGGATGAACACCTGAAAAACAAGGAGTTCATTGAAGAAAAAGAGATAGCACAACTGCTGGGACGTGCCCGTAACAAGATGAACAGCATCGACCGGTTCAACAGGAAACTGCGTTTTGCCTCGATCGGCATACTGACATTAGCGGTGCTCTTCTGGATATGCGCCGACACACTTACAGACCTTTTTTATTGGATAACCCTCTCACTGTGCATCCCGGCTCTTTGCTGGGATTTGTACTCCGCCCATTACCTGAGCCGGACCCGGATCGATGAGATGCCTTTGGTCACAGTCATCTCCCGCATCAATCGGTACCATAGATGGATGGTTCGCGAATGGATCATAGGTATCCTCTATCTGCTTGCGATGGCTACTTTTTTCTTTTTCCACAGGCAAGTCTGGCAATATGGTGCTGCGGGAATTATCGTCAGCCTGATCGTCTGGGCCATCGGGCTCGGAATCTGCCTATGGGTGTATCGCCGGAACATAAGACATATAAAAGAAATAAAGAAGAACCTCAACGAGTTAAAAGAATTAAATCATACAGCTTAACTTAAACCGTACTTTACAAATTCTCTCTAACTTTGAAGAGGCGTTCGGAAGTCCCCCCAAAAAAACTTACCTGCGCCTCTTTTTATGTATTCAACTCCATAGTTAAGAAAATATGCTGCAACGAGTTTTAGGCTTTCTGATAGTAATCCTTGTACTGCCGGACATTTATATTTACCGGACATTTATCAAACAACTGACTCTAAGTCTTTTCTGGCGGATTCTGTACTTCTTCCCCACTCTTTTCCTGATGGCAGGAGTCGTGTCACTGGCTTTCTTTGCCAACTATGAATACGCCGAGCAACATACGTTATGGATAGGGCGTTTTGCCGTTGTCTTTTTCCTATTTGCTTCACCGAAACTGATTTTCACGATCTGTTCCATCATCGGACGCCCGTTTAACCGATGGTTGCACTGGTCCCGGAAGCCCTTTGTGGCAACCGGACTGGTACTTGCCACACTCAATGCGGCGCTGATTCTTTACGGATCGATGGTCGGCAAAGACCGTTTCGAAGTAAAGGAGGTCACTTTCCGGTCTCCCCGTCTACCCGAAGCCTTCAACGGATACCGCATTGTCCAGTTGTCCGATATCCACATCGGGAGTTGGCAGGGAAACGCCAAGAGCCTGCAACGGATGGTGGACCTGGTGAATGCACAAAAACCGGACTTAATCGTATTCACGGGTGACCTGGTGAACAACCGGGCTGCGGAATTGGACGGATTTGAAGAGATACTGTCTCAACTGCATGCCACAGACGGCGTCTACTCCATATTAGGGAACCATGACTACGGACCTTACTATCGCTGGAAAAGCAAGCGTGACCAGGTAAACAACCTGAACGACCTGAAGAAAAGACAGGCCGACATGGGCTGGATACTGCTGAACAACGAGCACACCCTGCTACACCGGGGAAATGACAGCATTGCCCTGATCGGGGTAGAAAACGAAGGAGAACCTCCTTTCTCCCAGCACGGCGACCTGACCAAAGCACAGGCAGGAACAAACGGGCTGTTCAAGCTGTTACTAAGTCATAACCCTACCCACTGGAGGCGTGAAGTGTTACCTCAATCGGACATCGATCTGATGTTGGCGGGACATACTCATGCCATGCAACTGGCCATCGGACATCACTCGCCTGCCTCCTGGATTTATCCGGAATGGGGAGGTATGTACATGGAGGACAACCGGGGGCTGTACGTAAACGTCGGCATGGGATTCGTAGGTCTGCCTTTCCGCTTCGGAGCATGGCCGGAGATTACCGTGATAACACTGGATAAATGAAAAAATACTGGCAAATACTGAAGAAGTACCAAATAAGCCTGCTGGCATGCCCGTTGCTGGTACTCGTGTCGGTGATGTGCGAAACCGTTCAGCCGATGTACATGGCGGATATTATAGACAACGGAGTGATGCAAAGAGACCTCTCCGTCATCACTGCCGTGGGCGGAAAGATGATACTGATCTCCATTGTCGGACTGATTTTCAGCATTGCCAATGTTTACGTATCTTCCCATGCATCCATTGGTTTCGGAACCGATCTGCGCACCGGCCTTTTCGGCAAGATACAGCAACTCTCTTTCTTCGACATCGACCGGTTCAGTACGGCTTCGCTTATTACCCGCCTGACCAGTGACATCAGCCGCATCCAGCAAGTCATCATGATGTCGATGCGCCTGATGCTGCGCTCTCCGCTGATGCTTGTCATGGCGGTGTTTTTCGTTGTACGCATCAATCTCGAACTGGCGGGTGTCCTGCTGGCTGCCATCCCTATATTGGGTTTCAGCGTATTCTTTATTCTCCGGAAAGGTTTCCCCTTCTTCCTGAAGGTTCAGCAGAAGGTGGATCAACTGAATGAGGTGGTACGCGAAAACCTGATTAACATCCGGGTGGTAAAGTCATTTGTACGAGAGGACTTCGAAGCACATAAGTTCAAAGACAAAAGCGAGAGCCTGCGTGATACGGTGATTCATGCTTCCAACATCATTGTCTCCATCTTTCCGGTAATGCAACTGGTGATGAACCTGTCTATCATCGCTATCCTCTGGATGGGAGGCCACAAGGTGATGACCGGAG containing:
- a CDS encoding polyprenol monophosphomannose synthase — protein: MQTSDSIVIIPTYNERENIENIIRAVFGLEKTFHILIIEDGSPDGTAAIVKTLQQEFPDRLFMIERKGKLGLGTAYITGFKWALEHSYEYIFEMDADFSHNPNDLPRLYEACAVQGGDVAIGSRYVSGVNVVNWPMGRVLMSYFASKYVRIVTGLPIHDTTAGFKCYRRQVLETIDLDHIRFKGYAFQIEMKFTAYKCGFKIIEVPVIFINRELGTSKMNSSIFGEAVFGVIKLKVNSWFHTFPQKTKMN
- a CDS encoding outer membrane beta-barrel protein translates to MKKYIALAWVCLALTDVMAQKQKVVEKVVDEDYYPVEGAVVTLKRTNQNATTDKDGVFILEEVPVYFDSLQVKKGKRSGYIDLPMRIQMRTQVMQRFSWSVKAGIGAGKFMQGPESKLKDGFSIYGGVGADIRMSKHWAFQPSLLLVSRKMKGYDFYGYYAENNGDGSSSASYEQVSGTYNPFYLEIPLLFALKYRVGNDMNLVFSFGPYIDLGLSGDEKREYIKHYYDTMEGNKTESVTNSRSLFGKRFTGGFAYGIGVEYGRFLIGGTGRVGCTSWNHSEGFIDVAFEIGYRF
- a CDS encoding porin family protein codes for the protein MKRIIIGMIACICAITVMAQVQTHDVKGVVFDRRQQPIVGALVTAKGTNISTITDVDGKFLLQEVPLSVKKVVVTSIGMETREVDLNVPVQLTGKRKKVSFVAHAGLSMSKYTIYGSDFKVGYEFGLGIEVRMSKRWAFQPTLQICNHGAEFNAERYGVKYQETWNPVSLDLPMLFILRCPIARKMNLAFSMGPVFSYGFAGKVKASETGKPDEEYDIYSSEYEYDYSGGKHSLLHPFSFGVAYGIGVEYKKWLAGISGKSMCLGQDDEGFEAKEHNLVLTLGVIYRF
- a CDS encoding vitamin B12 dependent-methionine synthase activation domain-containing protein → MEKHNPSSFTVDSSSPAHRSSFAIHDLTPYINWIYFFHAWGFQPRYAAIANIHGCDSCRAIWLTTFPEEERSKASEAMQLYKEANRMLNELDRDFEVKTIFKLCPANADGDNLIIDGITFPLLRQQVKKKENEPFLCLSDFVRPLSSGITDVVGAFASSIDADMEGLYEKDPYKHLLVQTLSDRLAEAATEKMHEYVRKEAWGYAKDENLSIPDLLVEKYQGIRPAVGYPSLPDQSVNFILDEILDMKQIGIHLTENGAMYPHASVCGLMFAHPASQYFSVGKIGEDQLADYAGRRGKTVEEMRKFLAANLQ
- a CDS encoding RNA polymerase sigma factor, with translation MNLNPAHINEPVQKEFLSVIKEYERVIYKVCYLYTTRNATLGDLYQEVILNLWKAYPKFRKECKISTWIYRIALNTCISFIRKEKNVPEIVALTREADWMTEEKDELTEMLRQLYRMINQLGQLDKSIVLLYLEEKSYEEIAEITGLTVTNVATKLSRIKDKLKKMKKEE
- a CDS encoding dihydroorotase — translated: MKRTLIQNATIVNEGRSVRGSVVIEGEKIAEVLEKGQKPAIPCEETINANGCYLIPGVIDDHVHFRDPGLTHKADISTESRAAAAGGVTSIMDMPNTNPQTTTLDALNAKFDLLAEKCSVNYSCYFGATNNNYTEFDKLDKNRVCGIKLFMGSSTGNMLVDKMNSLLNIFNGTDLLIAAHCENHETIKKNTEKYVKEYIEKYPHQYYHVHHETLPMGYHAKIRSIAACYESSELAVRLARIADARLHILHISTARELSLFDNDIPLEEKRITAEACVSHLLFDSSDYPELGARIKCNPSIKTKTNRDALRQAVNSNLIDVIATDHAPHLLKEKEGGPLKAMSGMPMIQFSLVSMLELVNEGIFTIEKVVEKMCHAPAQIYNIHNRGFIRPGYQADLVLVRPDALWTVSADQILSKCGWSPLEGRTFEWKVEKTFANGHLLYTDGQVDETYRGQEIYFER
- a CDS encoding fibronectin type III domain-containing protein, producing the protein MNKRKLLGLLCLMTLLATSCDNKGDYWGAMESSKATLTLERICDMATLSQDSVELLSNILGMNTEELYRTDVVMIGKVTSEETGFYQYPRFLIAKDREMKEVLTEAYVHRDTEGTFYAFLESNMLPVGETYYCAMVDYNYGYNGRPGLLDHVLGGNTRGERYSEVKPFRLSGLPRLVVHDAHFTGYSFYLSAEVRFKSNGGIIEQGACYSSTKRIPTVDDQKTLARETRNYDYSFLEVEVTDLLPNTHYYIRPYVTTEEGTGYGPVVEFTTEPGTEPIIDYFTMYIDTDRSVNLYATFYIDNYQITHYGYSYGIYSPETGTVTDEQKIEVPLEDNHGQQLSKVITGLRPGILYAFRVYAENGVGVTYSGYQTVKIPVE
- a CDS encoding YdeI/OmpD-associated family protein, coding for MEVPLVDKDYLLERTPGNGGWTYAPIPEVPQDKKAPFGWVKVKGSIDGVEIKKHHLMPMGNGELGLSVKAEIRKKIKKQAGDYVHVVLYLDEEPSEIPEELQLCLQDEPRALEFFNSLAENERHNYVKWIYSAKTDRAKVARMAKAIDRLASNLKYYDKG
- a CDS encoding porin family protein, which codes for MKKVLILLLWLLPSCSVVIFAQTQRIAGTVVVGDGQPAVGAAIVVKGTNIGAVTNVDGKFVIAEAPASAQRLVVYHVGMERKEVDVAPNVYIQLQPVEQGFSWNVKAGVSLFSYRRPDGLDERTGFSVGAGVEYNFSRHWAIQSGLMITSKGATAEYEGYSPLSSSTDPISYKAKISPIYLDIPILAAFKIDISNHVKFAINIGPYLSVGMGGKYELTNTGGHKNESHNPFKSYSSTAEMKDKDALLKRFDIGVQGGIGFEIWKHYLINASFQHGFMDPIKGGTLYAGDTEKHYPIGGILTVGYRF